In Nyctibius grandis isolate bNycGra1 chromosome 8, bNycGra1.pri, whole genome shotgun sequence, a single window of DNA contains:
- the BARHL2 gene encoding barH-like 2 homeobox protein encodes MEGPSGSSFGIDTILSGGSTGSPGVMNGDFRPHGDGRPADFRSQATPSPCSEIDTVGTAPSSPISVSMEHPEPHLGVAESLPPPPPHHLHLGPHPPPPPPSLQPSPPQPPPPQLGSASSGPRTSTSSFLIKDILGDSKPLAACAPYSTSVPSPHHTPKQEGSAAPESFRPKLEQEDGKAKLDKRDDTQGDIKCHGTKEEGDREISSSRDSPPVRAKKPRKARTAFSDHQLNQLERSFERQKYLSVQDRMDLAAALNLTDTQVKTWYQNRRTKWKRQTAVGLELLAEAGNYSALQRMFPSPYFYHPSLLGSMDSTTAAAAAAAMYSSMYRTPPAPHPQLQRPLVPRVLIHGLGPGGQPALNPLANPMPGTPHPR; translated from the exons ATGGAGGGACCGAGCGGGTCCAGCTTCGGGATAGACACGATCCTGTCGGgcggcagcaccggcagccccgGAGTCATGAACGGAGACTTTCGCCCCCACGGCGACGGCCGGCCGGCGGATTTTAGGAGCCAGGCCACGCCGTCCCCCTGCTCGGAGATCGACACGGTGGGGACGGCGCCCTCGTCGCCCATCTCGGTGAGCATGGAGCACCCCGAGCCGCACCTGGGGGTGGCGGAgagcctcccgccgccgccgccgcaccaCCTCCACCTCGGCCcgcacccgccgccgccgccgccgagtTTGCAGCCGTCgcccccgcagccgccgccgccccagcTGGGCTCGGCCAGCTCCGGCCCCAGGACTTCcacctcttcttttttaattaaggaCATTTTGGGCGACAGCAAGCCGCTGGCAGCGTGTGCACCTTACAGTACCAGCGTCCCCTCTCCCCATCACACCCCCAAGCAGGAGGGCAGCGCGGCCCCGGAAAGCTTCAGGCCCAAACTCGAGCAGGAGGACGGCAAAGCCAAGCTCGACAAGCGCGACGACACGCAGGGCGACATCAAATGCCACG GGACAAAGGAGGAGGGCGACCGGGAGATCAGCAGCAGCCGGGACAGTCCGCCGGTGCGGGCCAAGAAGCCGCGGAAGGCGCGGACCGCCTTCTCCGACCACCAGCTCAACCAGCTGGAGCGCAGCTTCGAGCGGCAGAAGTACCTGAGCGTGCAGGACCGCATGGACCTGGCCGCCGCCCTCAACCTCACCGATACGCAGGTGAAAACCTGGTACCAGAACCGCAG GACGAAGTGGAAGCGGCAGACGGCGGTGGGCCTGGAGCTGCTGGCCGAGGCCGGGAACTACTCGGCTCTGCAGAGGATGTTCCCCTCGCCCTATTTCTACCACCCCAGCCTGCTGGGCAGCATGGACAGCACGAcggcggccgcggcggccgcggccATGTACAGCAGCATGTACCGGACTCCCCCCGCGCCGCACCCCCAACTCCAGCGGCCGCTTGTGCCGCGGGTGCTGATCCACGGGCTGGGGCCCGGCGGGCAGCCGGCCCTCAACCCCCTGGCCAACCCGATGCCCGGTACCCCGCACCCCCGGTGA